One genomic window of Arachis stenosperma cultivar V10309 chromosome 10, arast.V10309.gnm1.PFL2, whole genome shotgun sequence includes the following:
- the LOC130957770 gene encoding E3 ubiquitin-protein ligase SIRP1-like: MVNPITESDNKCPICDTEFAEIIMDNIMDQSDNAIDLRSTWMFILYAPIFLGLMGAISPLIPPGEDETENELTTTTRRGSTSYVMHLFRGLHVRSFNNNNRSTRNRSIDASNMVVIDPFTDGALIFRVPNMNHHTTTSNQNESTSIGSFHEFLVGSGFDLLLQQLAQNGGSGYGSVVNPPTKKAAIEALPSVIISEEILQCMVCLEEIEIGNEAKEMPCLHKFHGDCIISWLKPHSSCPVCRFQMPFEDFIAEISNDGNQNSELVTGSRRNWFPMLQSFNNFLPPP; this comes from the coding sequence ATGGTGAATCCAATTACTGAATCTGATAACAAGTGCCCCATTTGTGACACAGAATTTGCTGAGATAATCATGGATAACATAATGGATCAAAGTGATAATGCTATTGATTTAAGGTCTACTTGGATGTTCATACTTTATGCCCCAATATTTCTAGGCTTGATGGGTGCAATTAGCCCTCTTATTCCCCCCGGCGAAGACGAGACAGAGAACGAACTTACGACGACGACGAGAAGAGGATCGACTAGTTATGTAATGCATCTATTCCGAGGTCTTCATGTTAGGagctttaataataataatcgtAGTACTCGCAATAGAAGTATAGATGCCAGCAACATGGTTGTGATTGATCCGTTTACGGACGGAGCCTTGATTTTTCGAGTTCCGAACATGAATCATCATACAACAACAAGCAATCAAAATGAGAGCACGAGCATTGGATCCTTCCATGAGTTTCTGGTGGGATCAGGATTTGATTTGTTGCTACAGCAATTGGCACAGAACGGAGGAAGTGGATATGGAAGTGTTGTGAACCCGCCAACAAAGAAGGCAGCAATAGAAGCATTGCCGAGTGTGATTATCAGTGAAGAGATTTTACAGTGCATGGTTTGTTTGGAAGAGATTGAGATTGGAAATGAAGCAAAGGAGATGCCATGTCTCCATAAATTTCATGGTGACTGCATAATCTCATGGCTTAAACCTCATAGTTCATGCCCTGTTTGTAGGTTTCAGATGCCTTTTGAGGATTTCATAGCTGAAATTAGCAACGATGGGAATCAAAATAGTGAACTTGTCACAGGATCAAGAAGGAACTGGTTTCCAATGCTGCAATCGTTTAATAATTTTCTTCCACCACCTTGA
- the LOC130954650 gene encoding NAC domain-containing protein 87-like isoform X1, translating to MDAEDHNHALDLPPGFRFHPTDEEIISYYLTHKVLNTSFTATAIGEVDLNKCEPWDLPQKAKMGEKDWYFFWQRDKKYPTGIRTNRATESGYWKATGKDKEIYKGRNLVGMKKTLVFYRGRAPHGHKTNWVMHEFRLEGLFAAYNLPKPAKDCFSLLQEEWVVSRVFHKNTTEKLNPTIPSGLFRIMKNVNSIEDDDLVDFSSLPPLMDPSNNYDDEHTTTTNNMFASSSDYNITIQQNKKDMMGVRNNNIRALLMYDGPSSSTSEVVAPPLSDLELCLWDL from the exons ATGGATGCGGAAGATCATAATCATGCTTTGGATTTGCCTCCCGGTTTCAGGTTCCACCCTACAGATGAGGAGATCATCTCTTATTATCTCACTCACAAGGTTTTGAACACAAGTTTCACCGCAACTGCCATTGGAGAAGTTGATCTCAATAAGTGTGAGCCTTGGGACTTGCCTC AGAAAGCAAAGATGGGGGAGAAAGATTGGTACTTCTTCTGGCAAAGAGATAAAAAGTACCCAACTGGGATCAGAACGAATCGAGCCACGGAATCCGGCTACTGGAAGGCCACCGGAAAAGACAAAGAGATTTACAAAGGGAGAAACCTTGTTGGTATGAAGAAAACCCTTGTGTTCTATAGAGGTAGAGCCCCTCATGGACACAAAACCAATTGGGTTATGCATGAATTCAGATTGGAAGGCCTTTTTGCTGCTTACAACCTCCCTAAACCTGCTAAG GATTGCTTTTCTCTTTTGCAGGAGGAATGGGTTGTGTCGAGGGTTTTCCATAAGAACACAACAGAAAAATTGAACCCAACTATTCCATCTGGCCTCTTTAGGATAATGAAGAACGTGAACTCAATTGAGGATGATGATCTTGTAGATTTTTCTTCTCTCCCACCTCTCATGGATCCTTCTAATAATTATGATGATGAacacaccaccaccaccaacaacaTGTTTGCATCATCATCAGATTATAATATTACTATTCAGCAAAACAAGAAGGATATGATGGGAGTAAGGAATAATAATATTAGAGCATTATTAATGTACGACGGTccatcatcatcaacatcaGAAGTAGTTGCTCCTCCTCTCTCTGACTTGGAATTATGCCTCTGGGATTTATAA
- the LOC130954650 gene encoding NAC domain-containing protein 87-like isoform X2 → MDAEDHNHALDLPPGFRFHPTDEEIISYYLTHKVLNTSFTATAIGEVDLNKCEPWDLPQKAKMGEKDWYFFWQRDKKYPTGIRTNRATESGYWKATGKDKEIYKGRNLVGMKKTLVFYRGRAPHGHKTNWVMHEFRLEGLFAAYNLPKPAKEEWVVSRVFHKNTTEKLNPTIPSGLFRIMKNVNSIEDDDLVDFSSLPPLMDPSNNYDDEHTTTTNNMFASSSDYNITIQQNKKDMMGVRNNNIRALLMYDGPSSSTSEVVAPPLSDLELCLWDL, encoded by the exons ATGGATGCGGAAGATCATAATCATGCTTTGGATTTGCCTCCCGGTTTCAGGTTCCACCCTACAGATGAGGAGATCATCTCTTATTATCTCACTCACAAGGTTTTGAACACAAGTTTCACCGCAACTGCCATTGGAGAAGTTGATCTCAATAAGTGTGAGCCTTGGGACTTGCCTC AGAAAGCAAAGATGGGGGAGAAAGATTGGTACTTCTTCTGGCAAAGAGATAAAAAGTACCCAACTGGGATCAGAACGAATCGAGCCACGGAATCCGGCTACTGGAAGGCCACCGGAAAAGACAAAGAGATTTACAAAGGGAGAAACCTTGTTGGTATGAAGAAAACCCTTGTGTTCTATAGAGGTAGAGCCCCTCATGGACACAAAACCAATTGGGTTATGCATGAATTCAGATTGGAAGGCCTTTTTGCTGCTTACAACCTCCCTAAACCTGCTAAG GAGGAATGGGTTGTGTCGAGGGTTTTCCATAAGAACACAACAGAAAAATTGAACCCAACTATTCCATCTGGCCTCTTTAGGATAATGAAGAACGTGAACTCAATTGAGGATGATGATCTTGTAGATTTTTCTTCTCTCCCACCTCTCATGGATCCTTCTAATAATTATGATGATGAacacaccaccaccaccaacaacaTGTTTGCATCATCATCAGATTATAATATTACTATTCAGCAAAACAAGAAGGATATGATGGGAGTAAGGAATAATAATATTAGAGCATTATTAATGTACGACGGTccatcatcatcaacatcaGAAGTAGTTGCTCCTCCTCTCTCTGACTTGGAATTATGCCTCTGGGATTTATAA
- the LOC130954308 gene encoding apyrase 2-like, translating to MLKRLPHESSSDKIYQLRGALMMVAVPLVLVTIVLYVLPSISSNESIEDYTLTHRKISPDNRASSSYAVVFDAGSSGSRVHVFHFDRNLNLVHIGKDLELFVQIKPGLSAYAQNPQQAAESLITLLDKAESVVPLEFRPKTPVRVGATAGLRALEGDASDRILEAVRELLKQRSTLKSGPNAVTVLDGTQEGAFQWVTINYLLGNLGKDYSKTIGVVDLGGGSVQMAYAISEADSAKAPKVPGGEDPYVKEMFLRGRKYYLYVHSYLHYGLLAARAEILKVSDDSGNSCVLAGFDGYYNYGGKSFNSSSSPSGSRLNECKTMALKALKVNESKCTHMKCTFGGIWNGGGGDGQKNLFVASFFFDRAAEAGFADPNLPIVKVRPVDFEVAAKRACQTKLEEAKSAYQRVEEGNLPYLCMDLVYQYTLLVAGFGLDPRQQITLVKKVQYRDALVEAAWPLGSAIEAVSSS from the exons ATGCTGAAGCGGTTGCCGCACGAGTCGTCCTCCGACAAGATTTACCAGCTCCGCGGAGCGCTAATGATGGTGGCCGTTCCTTTGGTGCTCGTCACGATTGTGCTTTACGTGTTGCCTTCCATTTCCTCCAACGAGTCCATCGAAGATTACACCCTCACGCACCGGAAGATTTCGCCCGATAACAGAGCCTCTAGCTCCTACGCCGTCGTTTTCGATGCTGGCAGCTCCGGCAGCCGCGTTCACGTTTTCCACTTCGACCGCAATCTCAACCTTGTTCACATTGGCAAAGATCTCGAGCTATTCGTTCAG ATTAAACCAGGTTTGAGTGCGTATGCACAGAATCCACAACAGGCAGCGGAGTCTCTGATTACACTTCTGGACAAAGCTGAAAGTGTTGTTCCTCTGGAGTTTCGCCCCAAAACACCTGTTAGAGTAGGG GCAACTGCAGGATTGAGAGCTTTGGAAGGGGATGCTTCTGACAGGATCTTGGAAGCG GTCAGGGAATTGCTTAAGCAAAGGAGCACTTTGAAATCTGGGCCTAATGCTGTTACTGTGCTGGATGGAACCCAAGAAGGTGCTTTCCAATGG GTGACTATTAACTATTTGCTGGGAAACTTGGGAAAAGATTATTCAAAGACTATTGGGGTTGTTGATCTTGGAGGTGGATCTGTTCAAATGGCATATGCCATCTCAGAGGCAGATTCTGCCAAGGCTCCAAAAGTACCTGGTGGAGAGGATCCATATGTCAAGGAGATGTTTTTAAGGGGAAGAAAATATTACCTCTATGTTCACAG TTACTTGCACTATGGTTTGCTAGCAGCTCGCGCAGAAATTTTAAAGGTTTCTGATGATTCTGGCAACTCGTGTGTTTTAGCTGGCTTTGATG GGTATTACAATTATGGAGGAAAGTCATTCAATTCCTCATCGTCCCCATCTGGCTCAAGATTGAATGAATGCAAAACCATGGCTCTTAAAGCTCTCAAAGTTAATGAGTCAAAATGTACACATATGAAGTGCACATTCGGAGGGATTTGGAATGGTGGCGGCGGGGATGGACAGAAAAACCTTTTTGTTgcctcatttttctttgaccgTGCTGCCGAg GCGGGTTTTGCCGATCCAAACTTGCCCATTGTCAAAGTTCGTCCTGTGGACTTCGAGGTCGCAGCTAAGCGAGCTTGTCAAACAAAACTTGAGGAAGCAAAATCAGCTTATCAACGTGTGGAGGAGGGGAACCTACCATATTTATGCATGGATCTTGTATACCAGTATACATTACTTGTAGCTGGATTTG GTCTCGATCCACGGCAACAGATTACATTGGTGAAAAAGGTTCAGTACCGTGATGCTCTTGTTGAAGCAGCATGGCCCCTCGGTAGTGCCATAGAAGCTGTGTCATCTTCGTAA